A single genomic interval of Brevibacillus brevis harbors:
- a CDS encoding ABC transporter substrate-binding protein — protein MKKAILLALSTALTAFTFGCSNTATTPGDSATGQKEAVELTFLTWGNQAHLDLYTKLSEKFTQQNPTIKVKLESVPFPDYQQKVTVLAAGQELPDIGWVSERMVPQFMENGILEDVSDVKNDTAFKLDDFIPSTLELFRKDDKLYGLPFSTPPTVMFYNKDLFDKAGLKSPNDLAKEGKWTWEEFEKSAQAISSGTGASKIYGANFFRDWKTWIILSSYSWSNGSGPFNKEMNQFTWNDQYGVETLSMLQRMMFTDGSHPKAGEQVSFESGKIGMFFDVYSYVSKARTIKDFKWDIAPMPAGSKGSAPMLGQAGYSIFKGTKHLEETKLFLKFLASEQGVQETSTYFVPPRLSVLNSDPFLNVPGNPDPAHIKQAVIDEMPKAHLQPGHVDWQKIDTTILAGFDQLFGQTAQPADIVKLLEEKVNPIMKK, from the coding sequence ATGAAAAAGGCAATCCTGTTGGCATTGTCTACTGCTTTGACAGCGTTTACATTTGGGTGCAGCAACACCGCGACGACTCCCGGTGACTCCGCAACGGGTCAGAAAGAAGCAGTCGAGCTTACGTTTTTAACATGGGGCAACCAAGCCCACCTAGACCTGTATACGAAGCTATCTGAAAAATTTACGCAACAAAATCCGACCATCAAGGTGAAGCTGGAATCTGTTCCATTCCCCGATTATCAGCAAAAGGTGACGGTGCTCGCTGCTGGTCAGGAGCTGCCTGACATCGGTTGGGTGTCTGAACGAATGGTACCACAGTTTATGGAAAATGGGATTTTGGAAGATGTCTCGGATGTAAAGAACGACACTGCTTTTAAGCTGGACGACTTTATTCCGTCGACGCTTGAGCTGTTCCGAAAAGACGACAAACTGTACGGACTGCCGTTTTCTACCCCGCCTACCGTGATGTTTTACAACAAGGACTTGTTTGACAAGGCAGGCTTGAAATCCCCGAACGATCTAGCGAAAGAAGGAAAATGGACGTGGGAGGAATTCGAAAAGTCGGCGCAAGCGATCTCGAGCGGAACAGGAGCAAGCAAAATCTACGGGGCCAACTTCTTCCGCGATTGGAAAACGTGGATCATCCTGTCTTCCTATTCATGGTCAAATGGCAGCGGCCCGTTCAACAAAGAAATGAATCAGTTTACGTGGAATGACCAATACGGGGTGGAGACACTCAGCATGCTCCAACGGATGATGTTTACAGATGGATCGCATCCGAAGGCGGGTGAGCAAGTCAGCTTTGAATCAGGCAAAATTGGCATGTTCTTTGATGTGTACAGCTACGTTTCGAAGGCGCGGACAATCAAGGACTTCAAGTGGGACATTGCTCCGATGCCAGCGGGTTCAAAAGGCTCGGCACCGATGCTCGGTCAGGCAGGATATTCGATTTTCAAAGGAACAAAGCATTTGGAGGAGACTAAGTTATTCCTCAAATTCCTCGCGAGCGAGCAGGGTGTCCAGGAGACCTCGACTTACTTTGTACCGCCGCGCTTGTCCGTGCTGAATTCCGATCCGTTTTTGAATGTTCCAGGCAACCCCGACCCTGCACACATCAAGCAGGCGGTTATCGACGAGATGCCTAAGGCACACCTGCAGCCAGGGCATGTTGATTGGCAAAAAATCGACACAACGATACTGGCTGGTTTTGATCAATTATTCGGTCAAACGGCACAGCCTGCGGATATCGTGAAGTTGCTAGAAGAGAAAGTCAATCCGATCATGAAAAAGTAA
- a CDS encoding response regulator transcription factor → MYKVLLVEDERMIREGLRALIEKGTFGFAVMAEAENGKDALHYLRTEMPDLIVTDIRMREVDGLALIGKIREMYEDLPIVIISGYGDFHYAQKALKYKVSDYLLKPIDRLELVSTLTKIRQVLDRKKKVREEESSVDGSPREERQIIRKVKAFIHDHLDGDLRLQTLAESVHLNPIYLSQLFKTETGENVSDYITQVRMNRAKQLLHETSLKVYDIARLVGYQSAKHFMLVFKKEVGMTPGSYRDLEGSEDL, encoded by the coding sequence ATGTACAAAGTATTGCTGGTGGAAGATGAACGAATGATTCGGGAAGGCTTGAGAGCGTTAATTGAAAAAGGAACGTTTGGTTTTGCCGTCATGGCAGAAGCGGAAAATGGAAAGGATGCCCTGCATTATCTACGCACGGAAATGCCTGATTTGATTGTGACAGATATCCGCATGCGGGAAGTCGACGGCTTGGCGCTGATCGGGAAAATCCGGGAGATGTACGAGGATCTGCCCATCGTGATTATTAGTGGCTATGGTGATTTTCACTACGCACAGAAAGCGTTGAAGTACAAAGTCTCTGACTATCTTTTGAAGCCTATTGATCGATTAGAGCTGGTGAGCACGCTCACAAAAATCAGGCAAGTGCTGGATCGCAAAAAGAAAGTCCGGGAAGAAGAAAGCAGCGTCGACGGTAGTCCTAGAGAAGAAAGACAAATCATTCGCAAGGTAAAAGCATTCATTCACGATCATTTGGACGGCGATCTGAGACTCCAGACGCTGGCGGAGTCTGTTCATTTGAATCCGATCTATTTGAGTCAATTGTTCAAGACCGAGACGGGGGAAAATGTCTCCGACTACATCACGCAGGTGAGGATGAACCGCGCCAAGCAGCTATTACACGAGACGAGTCTGAAGGTGTATGATATCGCCCGCTTAGTAGGGTATCAGAGCGCGAAGCATTTCATGCTGGTATTTAAAAAGGAAGTCGGGATGACACCCGGGAGCTACCGAGACCTCGAAGGCAGTGAAGATCTTTAA
- a CDS encoding cache domain-containing sensor histidine kinase — MKRKVSTFFLQGTLRTKILTLFLCLIAIPLSLQGIITYNKFSASTESRTAEYTGQIVGQINRNLERNIREMKRLSLMPLYDPEVLSILKEIQTNTSATSFLSMEKREKMTLYISSLSYSRPEVKGIQIIAGNGMIFSNLDPSVMKSKGDLAEEGWYSRVITGQGAAVIIPQHRPAYYLDTSGERYVSVARLLREPYTKVPLGIMKIDMKMDMFDQILSDMPFTKDGSLLIVNEGNELFYEKRESEGSPGYRTLLQETDGINRGDANQRMIQGQRYLFVDHQSRETGLVVISLIPLDILLAESNSLRSFTMLIAAMFLLVAGGLAIYFSYSLSKPLVQLKEKMLQVKRGNLHERVPVDSQDEIGKLSEQFNQMVEEINRLVNEVYLSSLREREAELAALQSQINPHFIYNTLESINMMAIRSGNYDVSDMVSSLGKLMRYTVAREDGHVTLKQEMISLESYIRIQKIRLGERLQVYMDVEESLSDQRIPKLLLQPLLENAMAHGIEHQEQGGTIWLTALCQEGVMHISVRDNGKGMSEQSLTRLLASLRTPMQQHEMTGNPHNGTALRNISQRLILLFGEKYGLTIVSRPNQGTEITMKIPLDFQKGETRDVQSIAGGR; from the coding sequence ATGAAAAGGAAAGTCTCTACGTTTTTTTTGCAAGGAACACTGCGGACGAAGATTCTCACGCTTTTTCTTTGTTTGATCGCAATCCCGTTAAGCTTGCAGGGAATCATCACGTACAACAAGTTTTCGGCTTCAACGGAATCGAGAACGGCTGAATACACAGGACAGATTGTGGGTCAGATCAATCGCAACCTGGAGCGCAATATTCGGGAGATGAAGCGTTTATCACTCATGCCGCTCTACGACCCAGAAGTCCTGTCCATTTTAAAAGAAATTCAGACAAATACGTCGGCTACTTCTTTTCTCTCCATGGAAAAAAGGGAGAAGATGACGCTGTATATATCCAGTCTTTCCTATAGCCGACCGGAAGTAAAAGGCATTCAAATCATTGCGGGGAATGGCATGATTTTTTCCAATCTGGACCCTTCTGTCATGAAGAGCAAGGGAGATTTGGCTGAAGAGGGATGGTATTCGCGCGTGATCACGGGACAGGGGGCAGCGGTCATAATTCCACAGCATCGGCCCGCCTATTACTTGGATACCTCTGGTGAGCGCTATGTGTCAGTGGCTCGATTATTGCGAGAGCCGTATACGAAAGTACCACTCGGAATCATGAAAATCGATATGAAAATGGACATGTTTGACCAGATTTTGTCCGATATGCCTTTTACCAAGGACGGGAGCTTGCTCATCGTAAATGAGGGAAACGAGCTGTTTTATGAAAAGCGGGAGAGCGAAGGCTCGCCGGGCTATCGTACTTTGCTGCAAGAAACCGACGGGATCAATCGTGGGGATGCGAACCAGAGGATGATTCAGGGACAGCGATATCTCTTCGTGGATCATCAATCGAGAGAGACGGGGCTTGTGGTGATCAGTTTGATACCGCTCGATATCCTGCTTGCAGAATCCAATAGCTTGCGTAGTTTTACGATGCTGATTGCGGCGATGTTTTTACTCGTTGCTGGCGGGCTCGCGATTTATTTTTCCTATTCGCTTAGCAAGCCGCTCGTTCAATTGAAAGAAAAAATGCTGCAAGTAAAACGAGGGAACTTGCATGAACGAGTTCCTGTCGATTCCCAAGACGAGATCGGGAAGCTGAGCGAGCAATTCAATCAGATGGTCGAGGAAATCAACCGCCTTGTCAATGAGGTGTATCTCAGCAGCTTGCGTGAACGGGAGGCGGAGCTGGCGGCCTTACAGAGCCAGATCAATCCACATTTTATTTACAACACACTTGAATCGATCAATATGATGGCGATCCGCTCGGGTAACTACGATGTGTCCGACATGGTTTCTTCGCTCGGAAAACTCATGCGCTATACGGTCGCTCGAGAGGATGGGCACGTTACGCTGAAACAAGAGATGATATCGTTAGAATCCTACATTCGTATCCAAAAGATTCGTCTGGGAGAGCGCCTTCAGGTGTATATGGACGTGGAAGAGAGCCTGTCGGATCAGCGTATCCCGAAGCTGCTGCTACAGCCATTGCTTGAAAATGCAATGGCACACGGGATTGAACATCAGGAACAGGGAGGGACGATATGGCTCACGGCGCTTTGTCAGGAGGGTGTCATGCATATCAGCGTGAGGGACAATGGCAAGGGAATGTCTGAGCAATCATTAACTCGTCTGCTCGCAAGTCTGCGTACGCCTATGCAGCAGCATGAGATGACAGGAAACCCACACAATGGGACAGCATTGCGAAACATTTCACAGCGGCTGATCTTATTGTTCGGGGAAAAGTACGGGCTAACCATTGTGAGCAGACCGAATCAAGGCACGGAAATTACGATGAAGATTCCGCTCGATTTCCAGAAGGGAGAAACACGCGATGTACAAAGTATTGCTGGTGGAAGATGA
- a CDS encoding GNAT family N-acetyltransferase — MKVSKLKSGQNVIIRLSELTDAEALVAFIHQVSGETDNLSFGPQEWTVAPEEQKENIKRFQEAPNQLCLIAEVDGRIVGNLTFRGGIRSRTQHVGEFGISVLKEFWGSGVGRLLLESLLEWAKQSKVIRKINLKVRSDNDSAIYLYKKLGFKEMGTLTREFLIEDTFYDCLCMGIEID, encoded by the coding sequence ATGAAGGTATCCAAACTGAAGTCTGGTCAAAATGTCATCATCCGATTATCGGAGCTGACAGATGCTGAAGCCTTAGTTGCGTTCATACATCAGGTATCAGGAGAGACGGACAATTTGTCATTTGGCCCACAAGAATGGACAGTAGCCCCTGAGGAGCAAAAAGAAAACATCAAAAGATTTCAAGAAGCTCCTAATCAACTGTGTTTGATTGCAGAGGTGGACGGGAGAATTGTGGGGAACCTGACTTTTCGAGGGGGTATCCGATCGCGGACGCAGCATGTAGGTGAATTTGGGATTAGCGTCTTGAAAGAGTTCTGGGGATCAGGGGTTGGAAGACTTCTACTGGAATCCCTGCTGGAATGGGCCAAGCAATCAAAGGTGATACGAAAAATCAATCTGAAAGTCCGTTCAGACAACGATTCTGCTATTTATTTGTACAAAAAGCTAGGCTTCAAGGAAATGGGGACGTTGACGAGAGAATTTTTAATTGAGGATACATTCTACGATTGTCTTTGCATGGGCATCGAAATAGACTGA
- a CDS encoding GNAT family N-acetyltransferase, whose translation MKSALCYREGIEFSEEELRQLSQLLIDVVEDGASLGFLPPMKLEEARTYWTSVPHEHVKIWVAVQEDIIVGTIQLHLVSRPNGLHRAEIAKLMVHPRAQRQGIGRGLMLLAEARALADNRSLLVLDTRAGDPSNQLYQSMGYQEAGRIPGFARSADGSLHDTVLYFKTME comes from the coding sequence ATGAAGTCAGCGCTTTGTTATCGGGAAGGAATCGAGTTTTCAGAGGAAGAACTGCGTCAACTGTCCCAATTGCTGATCGATGTTGTGGAGGATGGGGCTTCCCTTGGCTTTTTACCGCCGATGAAGCTGGAAGAAGCACGCACCTATTGGACCTCGGTGCCCCATGAACATGTGAAAATTTGGGTAGCAGTACAGGAAGATATCATCGTCGGAACCATCCAGCTCCATCTGGTGAGTCGTCCAAATGGATTGCATCGGGCAGAGATCGCCAAGCTGATGGTTCATCCCAGAGCGCAACGTCAAGGAATTGGTCGTGGACTGATGCTGCTGGCGGAGGCAAGGGCTCTTGCTGATAACCGAAGCCTCCTCGTTTTGGATACACGAGCGGGCGATCCGTCCAACCAGTTGTATCAGTCGATGGGCTATCAAGAAGCAGGGCGCATTCCGGGGTTTGCCCGATCGGCTGATGGCAGCCTGCATGATACCGTCCTTTACTTTAAAACAATGGAATAG
- a CDS encoding MraY family glycosyltransferase, with amino-acid sequence MVTITYALSFLLSFCIVMVLIPPLAKLAFRLDFVDKPRKDVERKIHREPIPLTASYAIFVGFAASFLLFSKESTGQTIAVLSGSLLLLIIGTIDDWYKTQGKDFSALPKLIVQVSAAVIVYLSGITFSGFYNPLSGEYILLPEWLQFILTILWIFGVTTVINFSDGMDGLAGGLSAISAGTLFVVALVKGQSTSAIMAISLIGVALAYLRYNKPPAKIFMGDAGATFLGFILAVIALDGAFKQATVLSLFIPILALGVPIFDNLFVVTKRFLQGKPIYQADASQVHYRLLRSGLNPKQVVTFLCLISVCFSLTSIILLLLGV; translated from the coding sequence ATGGTCACGATAACGTACGCTCTTTCGTTTTTACTGTCGTTTTGTATCGTTATGGTGCTGATTCCGCCTCTGGCTAAATTGGCATTTCGCCTTGATTTTGTGGACAAGCCACGTAAAGACGTGGAAAGAAAGATTCACCGGGAGCCTATCCCATTGACCGCCAGCTACGCTATTTTTGTCGGCTTTGCTGCATCGTTTCTGCTCTTCTCGAAAGAATCTACCGGGCAAACGATCGCTGTTCTGTCAGGCTCACTTCTGCTGCTTATTATTGGTACCATTGATGACTGGTACAAGACGCAAGGCAAGGATTTTTCCGCCCTGCCCAAGCTGATCGTCCAAGTATCGGCCGCCGTGATTGTCTACTTGTCGGGAATTACTTTTTCCGGCTTTTACAATCCTTTGAGTGGCGAATACATATTGCTCCCGGAATGGTTGCAGTTCATCCTGACCATCCTGTGGATTTTCGGAGTAACGACGGTCATCAATTTTTCGGATGGCATGGACGGTTTGGCTGGAGGGCTTTCTGCAATCTCCGCAGGCACGCTCTTCGTAGTCGCTTTGGTTAAAGGACAAAGCACATCTGCGATTATGGCGATTAGTCTGATCGGTGTTGCCTTGGCTTATCTGCGGTACAACAAGCCACCGGCCAAAATTTTCATGGGAGATGCAGGCGCGACCTTCCTCGGCTTTATCTTGGCGGTCATCGCGTTGGATGGTGCCTTTAAGCAAGCAACCGTTCTCTCCTTGTTCATTCCGATTTTAGCACTCGGTGTGCCGATTTTTGATAATCTGTTTGTGGTGACCAAACGCTTCCTGCAAGGAAAGCCGATCTACCAAGCAGATGCCAGCCAGGTTCATTATCGCCTGCTGCGTTCTGGACTCAATCCAAAACAGGTCGTCACCTTCCTGTGCTTGATCAGTGTTTGCTTTAGTCTGACGTCCATTATCCTGCTCCTGCTCGGGGTATAG
- a CDS encoding GNAT family N-acetyltransferase, with protein MIRQAQSTDKETVVTMIGEGMLWRTEEIVDIVEKATVYIWEEDDQIIGCGTYDLNSSGEEGTAEIYVYIRPDHRKRGIGSRLFDKLWLELQQHEEKPTAVMATYRVDHGQGADFFSKRGFASIWGHHLMKYTGEIGPAPTLDVRKFTEPEMDMYIQSQSDAYYEVRKGIDLQPYRLADYPEKTMNAWKKWLLNDMREDIYLFEHEGVFVGSLIITGHGEVYDVFVDPVHQGKGYGKELVRFFVNQTLEKGLQPYLVTGTHNDPAIALYERTGFQTFQTTTTAKRGFA; from the coding sequence ATGATACGACAAGCACAATCAACTGACAAAGAGACCGTCGTGACGATGATTGGCGAAGGCATGCTTTGGAGGACCGAAGAGATTGTTGATATCGTGGAAAAAGCTACGGTTTACATCTGGGAGGAGGATGATCAAATCATCGGCTGTGGCACTTATGATTTGAACTCCTCTGGAGAAGAAGGGACAGCAGAAATATACGTCTATATACGGCCAGACCATCGAAAGCGGGGAATCGGCTCCCGGCTGTTCGATAAGCTTTGGCTGGAACTGCAACAGCATGAGGAGAAGCCGACGGCAGTCATGGCTACCTATCGGGTTGACCACGGGCAGGGTGCTGATTTCTTTTCCAAGAGAGGCTTTGCTTCTATCTGGGGCCATCATCTGATGAAATACACAGGAGAGATCGGGCCTGCGCCGACACTAGACGTACGCAAATTCACCGAGCCCGAAATGGATATGTATATCCAATCGCAGAGTGACGCTTACTATGAGGTGCGCAAAGGCATCGACCTTCAGCCATACCGTTTGGCGGATTATCCTGAGAAAACGATGAACGCATGGAAGAAATGGCTCCTGAACGATATGAGAGAGGATATTTATTTGTTCGAGCATGAGGGAGTATTCGTAGGGTCCCTGATCATCACAGGACATGGCGAGGTTTACGATGTGTTCGTAGATCCCGTGCATCAAGGCAAAGGCTACGGCAAAGAGCTTGTCCGCTTTTTTGTGAACCAGACGCTGGAAAAGGGCTTGCAGCCGTATCTCGTCACAGGTACTCACAATGACCCTGCGATTGCCTTGTACGAACGGACAGGCTTCCAGACGTTTCAGACGACCACGACAGCGAAGAGAGGCTTTGCGTAA
- a CDS encoding 3'-5' exonuclease yields MQIIVFDLETTLTYQRDKIPEIIEIGAAKVVPGKNGVEVDTFQRYTFPAIERRITERTRKFIGLDKENMPTFIPFRRAFAEFMKWIGTDSEYYLCTWGQDDKRLMIEHCARFGLDFNWMRNYNDIQPPISMLLADRKQMSLKEAIDTAGIIQEGRLHSALVDAIHTAHLLIKYNKTVHLKENTPEENYNLSSSLYITCRSCKKSKYYTAFGRKSRRCEACLQHRKKLEKAAEAATVQQS; encoded by the coding sequence TTGCAGATCATTGTTTTTGACCTTGAAACGACACTGACTTATCAGAGAGACAAGATCCCGGAAATTATTGAGATCGGAGCGGCAAAAGTCGTACCCGGAAAAAATGGCGTGGAGGTCGACACATTTCAGCGCTACACCTTTCCAGCGATTGAACGTAGGATCACGGAGAGAACGCGCAAATTCATTGGTCTCGATAAAGAGAACATGCCAACCTTTATTCCGTTTCGCCGGGCATTCGCAGAATTTATGAAGTGGATTGGCACCGATTCTGAATATTACTTGTGCACATGGGGGCAAGACGACAAGCGGCTGATGATCGAGCATTGTGCGCGGTTTGGTTTGGACTTCAACTGGATGCGCAATTACAACGACATCCAGCCGCCAATTAGCATGCTTTTGGCTGATCGCAAACAGATGAGTCTGAAAGAAGCGATCGACACGGCAGGAATCATCCAGGAGGGCAGGTTGCACTCCGCCTTGGTCGATGCCATCCACACAGCTCATTTGCTCATCAAATACAACAAGACGGTACACCTGAAAGAAAACACGCCAGAAGAGAACTACAATTTGTCGAGCTCGTTGTATATTACGTGCCGATCCTGCAAAAAAAGCAAATACTACACGGCTTTCGGGCGAAAAAGCAGAAGATGCGAGGCTTGCTTGCAGCATCGCAAGAAGTTGGAAAAAGCCGCAGAAGCAGCAACCGTCCAACAGAGCTAA
- a CDS encoding serine hydrolase has translation MTAWKEQFQRYAQQLLDEAKAPGAAIAIARDGELLYEGTFGFRDREQQLPLSLDTVFGIASITKSFTCVAIMQLQEAGKLSVHDPVVKYLPEFRAGDHELTVRMTIHHFMTHTPGIAPMPYLDGAMRRSMENDPAVIGTKAEEELKTVPYLHTYEEVMEAIAGFEGEPLSEPGGAFSYNNDAYGLLGAIIERVSNQTYENYVATHILQPLGMDRTVFSVDELTDKDDVTILYTNKKIDDENQIIAAPIWHDAPAMRAAGFLKSTVNDLLAYLEVFRLGATGNPTSILSADSVRQMLTPFARVDGHRSYGYGLMVSPAFPEGSLVEHGGSLKGISSHIFSVPDQGITGVILVNLDGVSVRELVIGFLNSYFARPAGAPVYAYDPYEVTDEQLSLYEGRYSSQEWVSASIAKNEGKLFLEVDGLSYPLIPVQKDSFIFQKRDSIPWIEFFRDEDGQIARMSYGLRQLTRESTKSPS, from the coding sequence ATGACGGCATGGAAGGAACAGTTCCAAAGGTATGCACAGCAACTGCTGGACGAGGCAAAGGCTCCGGGCGCCGCTATTGCTATTGCACGTGACGGTGAGCTTTTGTACGAGGGAACGTTCGGTTTTCGTGACAGAGAACAGCAACTGCCACTTTCCCTCGACACCGTTTTTGGCATCGCATCCATCACCAAATCGTTTACCTGCGTTGCGATTATGCAGTTGCAAGAGGCAGGCAAGCTGTCTGTCCACGACCCGGTCGTAAAATATTTGCCAGAGTTTCGGGCGGGCGATCACGAGTTGACAGTGCGCATGACGATTCATCACTTCATGACACATACGCCTGGAATAGCGCCTATGCCTTACTTAGACGGCGCAATGAGGCGGAGTATGGAAAATGATCCTGCTGTCATTGGAACCAAGGCGGAGGAAGAACTGAAGACAGTGCCTTACCTGCATACGTACGAAGAAGTCATGGAAGCCATTGCTGGATTCGAAGGGGAGCCGCTCTCAGAGCCAGGGGGTGCCTTTAGCTACAATAACGATGCGTACGGGCTTTTGGGAGCGATCATTGAACGGGTCAGCAACCAGACGTATGAAAACTACGTTGCGACGCATATTTTGCAGCCACTGGGTATGGACAGAACTGTTTTTTCTGTGGATGAACTGACTGACAAGGATGACGTCACGATTTTGTATACTAACAAAAAAATCGATGACGAAAACCAAATCATTGCAGCACCCATCTGGCACGATGCTCCGGCGATGCGAGCAGCCGGTTTCCTCAAATCGACCGTGAATGATTTACTTGCTTATTTGGAAGTCTTTCGTTTGGGGGCAACGGGAAACCCGACATCGATTCTGTCTGCCGATAGCGTCCGGCAGATGCTCACTCCCTTTGCTCGTGTGGACGGACACCGCTCCTACGGCTATGGTCTGATGGTCTCGCCTGCCTTTCCGGAGGGCTCTCTGGTAGAGCATGGCGGATCGCTGAAGGGAATCAGCTCGCACATTTTTTCGGTTCCGGATCAAGGGATTACGGGTGTGATTCTGGTCAATCTCGATGGAGTGAGCGTCCGAGAGTTGGTCATCGGCTTTTTGAACAGTTATTTTGCAAGACCGGCTGGAGCTCCGGTCTATGCTTATGATCCATACGAGGTCACAGATGAGCAGTTGTCACTGTACGAGGGTCGCTACTCTTCGCAGGAATGGGTAAGCGCATCGATAGCCAAAAACGAAGGCAAGCTATTCCTGGAGGTGGATGGTCTCTCGTATCCACTGATACCAGTACAAAAAGACAGCTTCATTTTCCAAAAAAGAGATTCCATCCCTTGGATTGAGTTTTTCCGGGATGAAGACGGGCAAATAGCGAGGATGAGCTACGGATTGCGTCAGTTGACGAGGGAATCCACAAAATCGCCAAGCTAA
- a CDS encoding serine hydrolase has translation MTWQQAVENVLREAPGIFGIAAVHLETGETAGHLDEELFQLASAFKIPIMVTLMREVEAGRIRLDQRVTLRWEDRVPGSGILQELDAGAALTVKDLATLMTIVSDNYATDQIIELIGGIDKVNEHMHELGLSQIHLRHNCWELLNHCVGMNEPTPSQAGFDEFMRREESGNYELIHDVSMPTRDNNVATPAELNRLLIMIARKEILTEDSCELMLDIMRRQHYNSRLPYLLPEGTKVAHKTGTVNAVVNDAGIIYLPEGKGMIAITALSRGVTDKEAAELTIARVAKAIYEQTLGS, from the coding sequence ATGACATGGCAGCAAGCAGTAGAAAACGTGCTGAGGGAAGCACCCGGTATTTTTGGAATCGCAGCTGTGCATCTGGAAACAGGAGAGACAGCAGGGCATCTGGATGAAGAGTTGTTTCAACTGGCGAGTGCCTTCAAAATTCCGATCATGGTCACCTTGATGCGCGAGGTGGAAGCAGGACGAATCCGCCTCGACCAGCGCGTGACACTGAGATGGGAGGATCGCGTGCCGGGATCAGGCATTTTGCAAGAGCTGGATGCCGGAGCGGCCTTAACGGTCAAAGACTTGGCGACACTGATGACGATTGTGAGCGATAACTATGCGACGGACCAAATCATCGAGCTGATCGGTGGCATCGACAAGGTGAATGAGCACATGCATGAGCTGGGGCTTTCGCAGATTCATTTACGGCATAATTGCTGGGAGCTCCTCAACCACTGTGTAGGTATGAATGAGCCTACCCCTTCGCAGGCAGGGTTCGATGAGTTCATGCGACGGGAAGAGTCAGGCAATTACGAATTGATCCACGATGTATCGATGCCTACCCGTGATAATAACGTAGCGACACCAGCCGAGCTAAACCGCCTGCTTATCATGATTGCGCGAAAAGAAATTCTCACGGAAGACTCCTGCGAGCTGATGCTGGACATCATGCGTCGTCAGCATTACAACAGCCGTCTGCCGTACTTGTTGCCAGAAGGTACAAAGGTCGCGCATAAGACAGGGACCGTCAATGCTGTCGTCAATGATGCTGGCATCATTTATTTGCCCGAAGGAAAAGGGATGATTGCGATCACGGCACTATCACGTGGTGTGACTGACAAAGAAGCCGCAGAGCTTACCATCGCCCGTGTTGCAAAAGCGATTTATGAGCAAACGTTGGGGAGTTGA